From a region of the Anoplopoma fimbria isolate UVic2021 breed Golden Eagle Sablefish chromosome 16, Afim_UVic_2022, whole genome shotgun sequence genome:
- the LOC129104864 gene encoding alpha-1,6-mannosylglycoprotein 6-beta-N-acetylglucosaminyltransferase A-like produces the protein MRKDTFGRIILMLLGLCFIWYLSLSYVFLSNSEQLAASTTGHNRLRQHDKVETKSPKAMRRGIIKVVDDLLDLVESSDNNSPPPPSRDYKEEFQSLQIKMEEEKEKGQLRNEMTEDLRSDKLQLQQEVAHLKKLLQLQEEAVSPPPPLGDYKEELHSLQIKMEAEKEKEKLKDEMIKNLRSDKLQLQHQVSFVEKLLKPKEEKEEKKVKTDEQIKGDENCPLPPLDGYPHCKDTIKVMEDIWRTDPCYSSYGVNGSLCSILIYLSEVETWCPGLPGRVIPVVVENPEILVHPGALTKESGFKITDSAFNGGPLGELVQWSDLISTLYILGHHLNLTVTIPDLKLFLGAQIGGCPTPHLHVEANLIYTDIIGFKQIKTVLQASWIKYRCKFRILDTFGTEPDFNHVAWAKKHNFMSPFGSLNMIPTQFYTMFPHTPDNTFLGFVVQHQLSAEETERLKSTKRQNRALVYGKRATFWEGKGEYLEVLHKHLEIHGTADRTDRIPSYVINHGIVRGTEVQVLLRQSKVFVGLSFPYEGPAPLEAIANGCAFLNPRLHPPQSSLNSKFFKGKPNIREVTSQHPYAEAIGEPYVWMVDMHNSTDVERALTAILNKTIEPYLPYEFSCEGMLQRVNILIEKQDLCKSTGSWPPLSALQVVKAGADTSCKQACQKAGLICEPAFFPNLNSANNLATHNVDCQTSELSDSNLVFPAYNSSSKHCVFQSDPLLFSCVRSDQSLIRICPCRDYIKQQIALCKACI, from the exons AGCAACAGTGAACAGCTGGCCGCCAGCACGACCGGTCACAACAGACTGAGGCAGCATGACAAAGTGGAGACAAAAAGCCCTAAAG CAATGAGGAGGGGTATTATCAAGGTTGTGGATGATCTCCTGGACCTCGTAGAATCCTCTGACAATA ACTCTCCCCCGCCTCCCTCGAGGGACTACAAAGAAGAATTTCAGTCACTCCAGATTaaaatggaggaagaaaaagagaaaggacaGCTGAGGAATGAGATGACTGAGGACCTGCGCTCTGATAAACTCCAACTGCAGCAAGAGGTGGCTCACTTAAAGAAACTTCTGCAGCTACAGGAAGAAGCTG tCTCTCCCCCGCCTCCCTTGGGGGACTACAAAGAAGAATTGCATTCCCTCCAGATTAAAATGgaggcagaaaaagagaaagaaaaactgaaggATGAGATGATTAAGAACCTGCGCTCTGATAAACTCCAACTGCAGCATCAGGTGTCTTTTGTGGAGAAACTCCTGAAGCcaaaggaagagaaggaagagaagaaagtcAAAACTG ATGAACAAATCAAAGGGGATGAAAATTGCCCACTGCCACCCTTGGATGGATACCCACACTGTAAGGACACAATTAAG GTGATGGAAGATATATGGAGGACTGATCCTTGCTACAGCAGTTATGGGGTGAATGGGTCTCTGTGCTCCATCCTTATCTACCTGAGTGAG GTAGAGACTTGGTGTCCAGGGCTTCCTGGCCGGGTGATTCCTGTAGTAGTTGAAAACCCAGAG ATTCTGGTGCATCCTGGAGCACTGACAAAAGAATCAGGttttaaaataacagacagTGCCTTTAATGGGGGCCCCCTTGGGGAACTAGTCCAGTGGAGTGACCTCATCTCCACACTATACATCCTGGGTCACCATCTTAACCTCACTGTCACCATACCCGACCTCAAGCT tTTTCTAGGGGCTCAGATAGGTGGCTGCCCAACTCCTCATTTACATGTTGAAGCAAACCTGATCTATACAGACATTATCGGTTTTAAACAGATAAAGACAGTACTGCAGGCTTCTTGGATCAAATACAG GTGTAAGTTTCGTATCTTGGACACTTTCGGCACGGAGCCAGACTTCAATCATGTAGCCTGGGCCAAAAAGCACAACTTCATGAGTCCATTTGGCAGCCTGAACATGATCCCAACGCAGTTCTACACCATGTTCC CTCATACACCAGACAACACATTCCTGGGCTTTGTGGTACAGCACCAGCTGAGCGCTGAAGAAACTGAGCGGCTAAAGTCTACCAAAAGGCAAAACAGAGCACTTGTGTATGGCAAGAGGGCCACGTTTTGGGAG GGTAAAGGAGAATACCTGGAGGTTCTCCACAAGCACCTGGAGATCCATGGGACGGCGGACCGCACCGATAGGATCCCATCATATGTGATAAACCACGGCATAGTCAGAGGCACCGAGGTGCAGGTCCTGTTGAGACAGAGCAAG GTTTTTGTTGGATTGTCGTTCCCATATGAAGGCCCCGCCCCGTTGGAGGCCATAGCCAACGGCTGTGCTTTCCTGAACCCCAGGCTACACCCTCCGCAGAGTAGCCTGAACTCAAAGTTTTTCAAGGGAAAGCCCAACATCAGAGAG GTGACATCCCAGCATCCTTATGCCGAGGCAATAGGAGAGCCCTACGTGTGGATGGTAGACATGCACAATTCCACAGATGTGGAGAGAGCTCTCACTGCTATCCTCAATAAGACT ATTGAGCCCTACCTTCCATATGAGTTCTCCTGCGAAGGGATGCTCCAGAGGGTCAACATCCTGATTGAGAAACAG GACTTATGTAAAAGCACAGGGAGCTGGCCCCCCCTGAGCGCGCTCCAGGTTGTGAAGGCAGGGGCGGACACTTCCTGTAAACAGGCGTGCCAGAAGGCGGGGCTTATCTGTGAACCTGCATTCTTCCCAAATCTCAACAGCGCCAACAATCTTGCCAC cCACAACGTAGATTGTCAAACATCAGAGCTCTCTGACAGCAACTTGGTGTTTCCggcctacaacagcagcagtaaacaCTGTGTGTTCCAGTCCGACCCTTTGCTCTTCAGCTGCGTGAGATCAGACCAGTCCTTGATCCGCATCTGCCCCTGTAGAGACTATATTAAGCAACAGATAGCATTATGCAAAGCATGTATCTAA